Within Runella rosea, the genomic segment GCGCTTCGGTCAAGTGCCGTAAAAAATGGTAATTCTGATGCATGGCACAAAGGTAGTCAGCAGTTCAGAGTAGGCAGTAGGCAGTAAGCAGTATTTTTCAAAATAAAAGGCAGTACGGATTTTCGCACTGCCTTTTAAAAGAACTTAGACTGCCTACTGTAAACTGTCGCACGGGCGGGCCCCGCTACTTTTCTCTGGTCAGTACCTCGTCGATTAAGCCGTACTCTTTGGCTTCGAAGGCGCGCATCCATTTGTCGCGGTCAGAATCTGCCTCGATTTGCTGAATGGTTTGACCAGTGTGATTGGCCAGAATTTCGTAAAGCTCTTCGCGTAATTTTACGATTTCACGCGCTGTGATTTCGATGTCAACAGATTGACCCTGAGCGCCGCCAGAAGGTTGGTGAATCATGATACGGGCGTGTGGGAGTGCCGCACGTTTGCCCGCCGCACCACCTGCCAACAATACCGCACCCATCGAAGCCGCCAAGCTGGTGCATACTGTGGCTACATCTGGGCGAACGTACTGCATGGTGTCATAAATTCCCATCCCAGCGTATACCGAGCCCCCAGGGCTGTTGATGTACATCAGAATATCTTTTTTAGGGTCTGCTGATTCCAAAAATAATAATTGAGCTACCACAATGTTGGCGATTTGGTCGTCAACGGGCATTCCAAAAAAGATAATACGGTCGGCCATGAGGCGAGAAAAAACATCGACCTCACGGAAGTTCATCGGGCGCTCTTCAATGATGGCGCGCGTCATGTTTTCAACGGTATGATTTACGTAGCCATCTACTGTAAGGCCACTCATACCCAAATGTTTAACTGCGTACTTTCTAAACTCTTGTCCGTGATTCATGGTTACTGATTTATGTGCTTCGGCACAGTTAATGGTTAATGATTATTGTTAAGGTCGTCTTTAGTACATGAGCGATACTCTAATGAACACTAAAAAATGGTCACTTGGTTCGACGGACAAAAATGCAGAATTTAGTCTTTGATTGTTGTCAGTTTAGCCAACAAATTATCAGAATTACTTATATCAGCCCAAAACGATTGAAATTCAGCCACTTTCAGAAGAAACAATTGGGCATTCAATGGGCCTGAATTATAAAAATAGAGGACGAATGCAAAATTTTGTTTTACAAAAAGACGTTGATAAAGCAACAGGTTTGCAAAAATGAAGAATCCGAAAAAGAACATCCTCTGAATCAATAAAACAAGCTTTATTGATTCAGAGGATGTAATAAATAAAACAGACGCTGATTTATTTATTATTCACCGTCTTTTACTTTTGGTTTACGTCCGCGTGGTTTTCCTGTATAAGCTGGTTTTTCTGCCGATTGTTTGCTCCCCTGATCTTTGACTAACTGTAGTTCATAAGCCGTTACACCTTCATATTCAAATGAATTGATGATGAAACTGTATTTAGTGGTAGCATAATCAACGCCGCCTGAATTTAAAATAATGCCCAATGGAATACTATAACTCTTTGCTGCTTTGGTCATTTTGAATACATCCGATTCATCAGAAGTGGCAGGTACTAAATAAAGGGACGATAATTTGCGTTTGCCAGCTTGAGATCCAATCTTGAAATGAGTATTTGATGGATCGAATCCTAATTTATCAACCGTCTTATCGGGAAAAACAAGTTTCCCAGCTGGAGAAATGTATCCTTTAAGAATCGTAGGTTTACTTACTTTTTTTTCAACAACAGGCTTACTGTTTTCCTTGGGGGAAAAGAATTTGAGTGATGTGATTTTCATGAAAAATTATATTTTAGTGTTAAAAGTATACAAACATACAAGCAATTAAGAATTTGCCGTATATTTTTTCAAAAAAATTAATTACTAAAATTAAATATACCTAGTTTGATTTTGTTCAAAAATTAAAAATTTGCCTCTTAAAAGTGTATTTTATGAGCCTTTGTGTGGTAACTGTAGTAGGCCATACTACCTCACCTTTATTAAATTTAATCGAATTTTAATTTCGATTTGTTGCCTTTTTCTTTCCATTTTTCAGTTAAAAAAAGATATATTTTTGTTGAATACCTGCTATTGGGGCTGATTTGGATGTTTTTTGTTAAAACGAATTGGTAGATAAAATGTTTATTTTAACTGATTTGGATATGTTTTTTTTAACTTTTATAAAAGCGTGTTTACTTTTGTTGCAGGATTAATTATAAAATAGCGGTGGAAGCAAAAATAGTAATGCGGAAGATTTTAGAGGAACATGTACCTGCCGCCTCAGTAGCCTATTGTTACGGTTTATGGGAACGTTATCAGTTCGATTTCGTGGCTTCCAAGCCTCGACGGACACGTTTGGGCGATTTTAGGGCACAATCTGGCCACCGTGAACGAATTACGGTCAATGTGAATTTGAATCCGTATAATTTTTTAATTACGTATTTGCACGAAGTGGCGCATTTGGAGGTGTATCGTAAATATAAACGTCGGCAGCCACCACATGGAAAAGCGTGGAAAAATCATTTTTCTGGATTACTTATTCCCGTTATGAACGAAAATAATTTCCCACTTTCGGTCTTGACCCCGCTTCTAAAATACGCACAAAACCCAACCGCCTCTACTGGAACACACTTGCCACTAATGCAGGCACTTAAAAATATTGATGCACCCCAAACAGATTTGGTCATGGTCAGTCAAGTGTCAGAAGGGCAGCTTTTTCGCTTGAATCAAAAAGTT encodes:
- a CDS encoding ClpP family protease, producing the protein MNHGQEFRKYAVKHLGMSGLTVDGYVNHTVENMTRAIIEERPMNFREVDVFSRLMADRIIFFGMPVDDQIANIVVAQLLFLESADPKKDILMYINSPGGSVYAGMGIYDTMQYVRPDVATVCTSLAASMGAVLLAGGAAGKRAALPHARIMIHQPSGGAQGQSVDIEITAREIVKLREELYEILANHTGQTIQQIEADSDRDKWMRAFEAKEYGLIDEVLTREK
- a CDS encoding SprT-like domain-containing protein, with protein sequence MEAKIVMRKILEEHVPAASVAYCYGLWERYQFDFVASKPRRTRLGDFRAQSGHRERITVNVNLNPYNFLITYLHEVAHLEVYRKYKRRQPPHGKAWKNHFSGLLIPVMNENNFPLSVLTPLLKYAQNPTASTGTHLPLMQALKNIDAPQTDLVMVSQVSEGQLFRLNQKVFVRGILRRTRVVCVEEASQKKYLVAAHAWVEKV